A genomic stretch from Balaenoptera musculus isolate JJ_BM4_2016_0621 chromosome 9, mBalMus1.pri.v3, whole genome shotgun sequence includes:
- the LOC118900680 gene encoding zinc finger protein 789-like — protein MAGILHHLRDQAMEAVFLPVLWKGLLAFEDVAVYFTREEWDALHWPQKALYRDVMLDNYRNVLSLGFQFPKPEVICQLEQWEEPWILDLPRAGTRKASGSACPGPEARFKMKELTPKQNISEDLESCKMSLVKQKMARKPLEKLLECNEFVDIYRLSLPTIGDECCKDFLQNLNLLQDRKAQARTKQGKYDEYGKPFHQRSLLLRHKRILTNAKSYECSECGRAFQRQANFVRHQRIHSSEDPFECDICGQAFKQKSALIVHKQCHSQKKPYKCHDCGKCFRQMAYLVEHRRIHTKEKPYKCSECERTFSQNSTLIRHQLIHSGEKPHKCIECGKAFGRHSTLMSHRQIHNKQNTHKCSECGESFGRNVDLIQHQRIHTKEEFFECRECGKTFSFKANLHRHEVIRTGERPYRCDKCGKSFSWRTSFIKHQGTHREQIPM, from the exons ATGGCCGGGATCCTGCACCACCTCAGAGACCAGGCCATGGAAGCTGTGTTCCTGCCCGTCCTGTGGAAGGGGTTGCTGGCCTTTGAGGACGTGGCTGTGTACTTCACCAGGGAAGAGTGGGACGCACTACACTGGCCTCAGAAGGCCCTCTACAGAGACGTGATGCTGGACAACTACAGAAACGTGCTCTCCTTGG GATTTCAGTTTCCCAAACCTGAGGTGATCTGTCAGCTGGAGCAGTGGGAAGAGCCGTGGATCCTGGATCTACCGCGAGCTGGGACTAGGAAGGCTTCCGGTAGTGCTTGCCCAGGTCCTGAAGCCAGATTCAAGATGAAAGAGCTGACTCCAAAGCAGAACATTTCTGAAGATTTAGAGTCATGTAAGATGTCACTGGTAAAGCAGAAAATGGCCAGGAAACCCTTAGAAAAGTTACTTGAATGTAACGAATTTGTGGACATTTACCGACTTTCACTCCCTACTATTGGTGATGAATGCTGTAAGGACTTCCTTCAAAACCTTAACCTTCTTCAAGATCGGAAAGCTCAGGCAAGGACGAAGCAGGGCAAATATGATGAGTATGGAAAACCCTTCCATCAGAGATCACTGCTTTTGAGGCATAAGCGAATTCTTACAAATGCAAAATCTTATGAATGCAGCGAATGTGGAAGAGCCTTCCAGCGTCAGGCAAATTTTGTTCGACATCAAAGAATTCACAGTTCAGAGGATCCCTTTGAGTGCGACATATGTGGGCAGGCCTTCAAACAGAAGTCTGCTCTGATTGTCCACAAACAGTGTCACTCACAAAAAAAGCCATATAAATGTCATGACTGTGGAAAGTGTTTCCGTCAGATGGCATATCTTGTTGAACATAGGAGGATCCATACCAAAGAAAAACCCTATAAATGTAGCGAATGTGAAAGAACATTTAGTCAGAATTCAACCCTTATTCGACATCAGTTAATCCACAGTGGAGAGAAACCCCATAAATGCattgaatgtggaaaagcctttggCCGGCATTCAACCCTTATGAGCCATCGACAAATTCACAATAAACAGAACACTCATAAATGCAGTGAATGTGGTGAATCCTTTGGTCGGAATGTAGATCTCATTCAGCATCAAAGAATCCATACCAAGGAGGAATTCTTTGAATGTAGAGAATGTGGGAAAACTTTTAGTTTTAAGGCAAATCTTCATCGACATGAGGTCATTCGTACTGGAGAGAGACCCTACAGATGTGACAAATGTGGAAAATCTTTCAGTTGGCGCACAAGCTTTATTAAGCATCAGGGTACTCACAGAGAGCAGATACCTATGTGA